One genomic segment of Arthrobacter sp. NicSoilB8 includes these proteins:
- a CDS encoding DUF4192 domain-containing protein: MIEELNLTGPADLLATIPHLLGITPSESFVVLTAQAGALGATLRVDAPEHVEPGNYAQTLTSHAANDDKATASYVVVYTDENQDSYPYAAHVAALVSELAAARMPVRNVWLVTSSYWTEFGADEEHPLEQIADSHANAAFTFFGSATDIDVYNPALLGTWAMPVEAPEGTDADIEEACAAWAAVLESTGTPDSDTARDLAGAFQHKMVRDFLFRETITTQNGNFADVILGTFTGRPDWTRVDRAQAIAFELMKAVPAGQRAPMLTLMGWLEWLKGNGTQADRYLQHADTDAPGFRLAGLLRELINRGSVADVARDPETSYQRHNN, from the coding sequence ATGATTGAAGAACTGAACCTCACCGGTCCCGCTGACCTGCTGGCGACCATCCCGCACCTGCTGGGCATCACGCCTTCGGAATCGTTCGTGGTCCTCACCGCCCAAGCCGGTGCACTCGGCGCAACGCTGCGGGTGGACGCACCCGAACACGTCGAGCCGGGCAACTACGCGCAGACGCTGACCAGCCACGCCGCCAACGATGACAAGGCCACGGCGTCCTACGTTGTCGTCTACACCGACGAGAACCAGGACAGCTACCCCTACGCCGCGCACGTCGCCGCGCTGGTGTCCGAGCTGGCCGCGGCGCGGATGCCCGTGCGGAACGTGTGGCTCGTGACCTCGAGTTACTGGACGGAGTTCGGCGCGGACGAGGAGCACCCGCTGGAGCAGATTGCCGACAGCCACGCCAACGCGGCGTTTACCTTCTTCGGCAGTGCCACGGACATCGACGTCTACAACCCGGCCCTTCTGGGGACCTGGGCCATGCCGGTGGAAGCACCCGAAGGCACCGACGCGGACATTGAGGAAGCATGCGCCGCGTGGGCGGCCGTGCTGGAGAGCACCGGGACCCCGGACAGCGACACGGCCCGGGACCTTGCGGGAGCGTTCCAGCACAAAATGGTCCGGGACTTCCTGTTCCGCGAGACCATCACCACCCAGAACGGCAACTTCGCCGACGTCATCCTTGGGACCTTCACCGGACGACCGGACTGGACCCGGGTGGACCGGGCCCAGGCCATCGCGTTCGAGCTGATGAAAGCAGTCCCTGCGGGCCAGCGTGCACCGATGCTGACCCTGATGGGGTGGCTGGAATGGCTCAAAGGCAACGGCACCCAAGCTGACCGATACCTCCAGCACGCAGACACGGACGCACCCGGGTTCCGGCTGGCAGGACTGCTGCGGGAACTGATCAACCGCGGCTCAGTCGCAGACGTCGCCCGCGACCCGGAAACCTCCTACCAGCGCCACAACAACTAA
- a CDS encoding ABC transporter permease — MTQKTSTQLPSPASAPATPPPTPKRPFAGHNLGTVVGFEFTRTVKKRRFWIATLAIPVVMAIVFGLVYLSNSSTHASADAQKTAAISFTYTDASGLITPAIATAMGGRQASDPDKALQDVKDGVAEAYFAYPADIATQPVKVYGQDQGIFDNGKYDAVAKQLLTASAQATIGSPQLMAAASGDVKTESQTFKDGQPAGGIGSAVPPLMFLLIFYVSIILLSNQMLNSTLEEKENRVTEMILTTLNPTTLIIGKIIALFMVGLVQILVFLTPIAVGYAFFRDKLAMPDLDLSTLGFEPGTMIVGALLLLGGFTVFTGVLVAIGAVMPTAKDAGTIFGPLMALIFVPFYAMTLIVSDPRAPIVQIFTYFPLSAPVTAMLRNGFGTLNPLEATIVIAELFIIGILILRLAVHLFRYGSIQYSGRLSIAGTFRKRTTPVGK, encoded by the coding sequence ATGACACAGAAAACCTCCACGCAGCTCCCCTCCCCCGCCTCGGCGCCGGCAACCCCGCCGCCCACGCCCAAGCGTCCCTTCGCCGGTCACAACCTCGGCACCGTCGTCGGGTTCGAATTCACCCGCACCGTGAAGAAACGCCGCTTCTGGATCGCCACCCTGGCCATCCCGGTAGTGATGGCCATCGTCTTCGGCCTCGTATACCTGAGCAACTCCTCCACCCACGCCAGCGCCGACGCCCAGAAGACCGCCGCCATCTCCTTCACCTACACCGACGCCTCCGGACTCATCACCCCGGCCATCGCTACCGCCATGGGCGGCCGGCAGGCCAGCGATCCGGACAAGGCGCTGCAGGACGTCAAAGACGGCGTAGCGGAGGCCTACTTCGCCTACCCCGCCGACATCGCCACCCAGCCGGTCAAGGTCTACGGGCAGGACCAGGGGATCTTCGACAACGGCAAGTACGACGCCGTCGCCAAGCAGCTCCTCACCGCCTCAGCCCAGGCCACGATCGGCTCCCCGCAACTAATGGCCGCGGCCAGCGGCGACGTCAAGACCGAATCCCAGACCTTCAAGGACGGCCAGCCCGCCGGCGGCATCGGATCCGCCGTCCCGCCGCTGATGTTCCTGCTGATCTTCTACGTCTCGATCATTCTGCTCTCCAACCAGATGCTCAATTCCACCCTGGAAGAGAAAGAAAACCGGGTCACCGAAATGATCCTCACGACCCTGAACCCGACCACCCTGATCATCGGCAAAATCATCGCCCTGTTCATGGTCGGCCTGGTCCAGATCCTGGTCTTCCTCACCCCCATCGCCGTCGGATACGCCTTCTTCCGCGACAAACTCGCCATGCCCGACCTGGACCTCTCCACCCTGGGCTTCGAGCCCGGCACCATGATCGTCGGGGCGCTGCTGCTCCTGGGCGGATTCACCGTCTTCACCGGTGTCCTGGTCGCGATCGGCGCGGTCATGCCCACCGCGAAGGACGCCGGCACGATCTTCGGGCCCCTGATGGCGCTGATTTTCGTCCCCTTCTACGCCATGACCCTCATCGTCTCGGACCCGCGCGCCCCCATCGTGCAGATCTTCACCTACTTCCCGCTCTCCGCCCCCGTCACCGCCATGCTCCGCAACGGCTTCGGCACCCTCAACCCGCTCGAGGCCACCATCGTCATTGCCGAACTCTTCATCATCGGAATCCTCATCCTCCGACTCGCCGTCCACCTCTTCCGCTACGGATCCATCCAATACTCGGGCAGACTCTCCATCGCCGGCACCTTCCGCAAACGCACCACACCCGTCGGTAAATGA
- a CDS encoding ParB/RepB/Spo0J family partition protein, translating into MKTTPTLEMLDPATLTVDINVRQDAALTPDFIASIAEHGVMEPVIAHRKDDGVVHVLMGQRRTRAAVEAGRASIPVMIIESPEEAERIVTQVVENIQRAELTEADEADAYHQLSLIGVSAAAIAKKTGRTKTTVEGALKAKSSSAGSAALGKGYTIDEALIMAEFEGNEDATEELESVIADEPDQLLHVAQLLRDRRDNAAALATLIEELEAQGKTVVEDAGHYANDENLYVSAAKRADGEPATDEDANAYLISTDYRGQHNAKAVITGWKNLGFTPKYERYDGGSQAQKGPMTEEQKAERKTLIANNREMESSTKVRREFVKTLLSRKTAPKGWQYFTVHAITHDPETASGYDGKVATEMIGAKTGEDTDRWGWNPLRDHTAKTTARPEFSLIALICAGYEKTIQKDSWRSAEKRHFHYLNQLTTWGYTASAVEQIILDQHTTDTE; encoded by the coding sequence ATGAAGACCACACCCACCCTCGAAATGCTCGACCCGGCCACCCTGACCGTAGACATCAACGTCCGTCAAGACGCCGCCCTGACACCAGATTTCATCGCCAGCATTGCCGAACACGGCGTGATGGAACCCGTCATCGCCCACCGCAAAGACGACGGCGTGGTGCATGTCCTGATGGGCCAGCGCCGCACCCGCGCCGCTGTCGAGGCCGGGCGCGCCAGCATCCCGGTGATGATCATCGAGTCCCCCGAGGAGGCCGAGCGCATCGTGACCCAGGTCGTGGAGAACATCCAGCGCGCCGAACTGACCGAAGCGGACGAAGCCGACGCCTACCACCAGCTGTCCCTGATCGGCGTTTCAGCCGCCGCGATCGCCAAGAAAACCGGGCGCACCAAAACCACCGTGGAAGGGGCATTGAAGGCCAAATCCTCGAGCGCCGGATCCGCCGCCCTCGGCAAGGGATACACCATCGATGAAGCGCTCATCATGGCCGAATTTGAAGGGAACGAGGACGCGACCGAGGAACTGGAGTCCGTGATCGCGGACGAACCCGATCAGCTCCTCCACGTCGCCCAGCTGCTGCGGGACCGCCGCGACAACGCCGCCGCCCTCGCCACGCTCATCGAGGAACTGGAAGCCCAAGGCAAGACCGTCGTGGAGGACGCCGGACACTACGCCAACGACGAAAACCTGTACGTCTCGGCCGCGAAGCGGGCCGACGGGGAACCGGCCACCGACGAGGACGCCAACGCCTACCTGATCAGCACCGACTACCGGGGCCAGCACAACGCCAAGGCCGTCATCACCGGCTGGAAGAACCTGGGCTTCACCCCGAAGTACGAACGCTACGACGGCGGCTCACAGGCGCAGAAAGGCCCGATGACCGAGGAGCAGAAAGCTGAGCGAAAGACCCTGATAGCGAATAATCGCGAGATGGAGAGCTCCACGAAGGTCAGGCGTGAATTCGTGAAGACCCTGCTGTCCCGGAAGACCGCGCCGAAGGGCTGGCAGTACTTCACCGTCCACGCCATCACCCACGACCCCGAAACCGCCAGCGGCTACGACGGCAAGGTCGCCACCGAGATGATCGGGGCCAAGACCGGGGAGGACACCGACCGGTGGGGCTGGAACCCTTTGCGGGACCACACCGCCAAAACCACCGCACGGCCCGAATTCTCCCTGATCGCCCTGATCTGCGCCGGGTATGAAAAGACCATCCAGAAAGACTCATGGCGGAGCGCCGAGAAGCGGCACTTCCACTACCTGAACCAGCTCACCACTTGGGGCTACACGGCAAGCGCCGTCGAGCAGATCATCCTCGACCAGCACACCACCGACACCGAGTAA
- a CDS encoding DNA-binding protein, with the protein MTLSVKDRVYAAAEQISAERRPTVSTVRAAAGVSNADATRYLKEWSEEKRAAGGQVAAAPAVLLEQAARLTGACWAEASVLADERHAAVEKAWLQEKKDLTVEVAELVADLDRVSAEKDASVTEFTARIAALEADVAVAGEQLERAQEAAQEAVREASADRARLAAAEARADTLQKAHDALLQRITPVTGPETQQAPGGND; encoded by the coding sequence GTGACGTTGAGTGTGAAGGACCGTGTGTACGCTGCCGCTGAGCAGATCAGTGCCGAGCGCCGGCCGACCGTGTCGACGGTTCGGGCCGCGGCGGGCGTGAGCAACGCCGACGCGACCCGTTATCTGAAGGAGTGGTCGGAGGAGAAGCGGGCCGCGGGCGGGCAGGTTGCCGCGGCGCCGGCGGTGCTGCTGGAGCAGGCTGCACGCCTGACCGGGGCCTGTTGGGCCGAGGCCTCCGTACTGGCTGATGAGCGCCATGCCGCGGTCGAGAAGGCCTGGTTGCAGGAGAAGAAGGACCTGACCGTGGAGGTCGCCGAACTCGTGGCGGACCTGGACCGGGTGAGCGCCGAGAAGGACGCGTCGGTCACGGAGTTCACGGCCAGGATCGCCGCGTTGGAGGCCGACGTTGCGGTGGCGGGGGAGCAGCTGGAGCGGGCGCAAGAGGCGGCGCAGGAGGCTGTCAGGGAAGCGTCGGCGGACCGGGCCCGGCTGGCGGCGGCAGAGGCGCGGGCCGACACGTTGCAAAAAGCCCATGATGCGCTGTTGCAGCGCATCACGCCCGTAACCGGGCCGGAGACACAGCAGGCACCCGGCGGGAACGACTAA
- a CDS encoding GNAT family N-acetyltransferase — translation MNAPITLVAATGHQNTAPARIPVRPLEPDDLLELADLHRHAYADRPGQRAGDPVWIGPSTEEGSGRATEAASLVAFGPDGQITAALIVTERDGEAVIDELFTHPDHRRQGLAEGLLRHGMHLLHTLGRPTVKVTVEDNNPAAMALYLSQDFRRLTDDDTDTDYD, via the coding sequence ATGAACGCTCCGATCACCCTGGTTGCCGCGACCGGACACCAGAACACCGCACCGGCCCGCATCCCCGTCCGGCCCCTGGAACCCGATGATCTTCTCGAACTGGCCGATCTGCACCGGCACGCCTACGCCGACCGTCCCGGACAGCGGGCCGGAGACCCGGTGTGGATCGGCCCGTCCACCGAGGAGGGCAGCGGCCGCGCCACCGAGGCAGCGTCCCTCGTGGCGTTCGGACCCGACGGTCAGATCACGGCCGCCCTCATCGTCACCGAACGCGACGGTGAAGCGGTCATCGATGAACTTTTCACCCACCCGGACCACCGCCGCCAAGGCCTGGCCGAAGGACTCCTCCGACACGGCATGCACCTCCTGCACACCCTGGGCCGCCCCACGGTGAAGGTCACCGTGGAGGACAACAACCCGGCAGCGATGGCCCTGTACCTCTCCCAGGACTTCCGCCGCCTCACCGACGACGACACGGACACCGACTACGACTGA
- a CDS encoding helicase associated domain-containing protein produces MDRRLRRAPDAEWVLMYRLGLSRQRIAALVRAEPATVGYHLVIARRQDPGLEAEHQAAAGAAPVLHPSPKDLRRMEELIAWVKAEGRFPEDRSGDRSERSMARWLSGRRREAAEGTLDPACRDGLARVPGWADNRREAADEARWHHRLAQLAAYREEGNDWPRHKDCESEREHALGVWIHTQRYKHRRGELDPVKVKLLGDAVPGWQAGRTRGRPRLG; encoded by the coding sequence ATGGACAGGCGGTTGCGGCGTGCTCCCGACGCCGAATGGGTGCTGATGTACCGGCTCGGTCTGAGCCGGCAACGCATCGCTGCCCTCGTGCGCGCCGAGCCCGCCACTGTCGGATACCACCTGGTTATCGCCCGGCGTCAGGACCCGGGACTCGAGGCCGAACACCAGGCCGCCGCCGGCGCCGCGCCAGTTCTTCATCCCTCCCCCAAGGATCTCCGCCGCATGGAAGAGCTCATAGCCTGGGTCAAGGCCGAAGGCCGGTTCCCCGAGGATCGTTCCGGTGACCGAAGCGAACGGTCGATGGCGCGGTGGCTGTCCGGGCGCCGGCGCGAAGCAGCCGAGGGCACCCTTGACCCGGCCTGCCGTGACGGTCTTGCCCGGGTGCCCGGGTGGGCCGACAATCGCAGGGAAGCTGCAGATGAGGCCCGCTGGCACCACCGCCTCGCCCAGCTCGCGGCCTACCGCGAGGAAGGCAATGACTGGCCCCGCCACAAGGACTGCGAGTCAGAGCGGGAACACGCCCTCGGCGTGTGGATCCACACCCAGCGGTACAAACACCGCCGCGGCGAGCTCGACCCTGTGAAGGTCAAGCTCCTGGGCGACGCCGTTCCCGGGTGGCAGGCCGGGAGGACCCGGGGCCGCCCTCGCCTGGGGTGA
- a CDS encoding helix-turn-helix domain-containing protein has translation MGSEEEGKPFLNVRETAALLGVHENTVRNWVRGGTLTSARLPGSSQHRFARAEVERLLAKRGESASSVAPALRADGPELISANELHSWAARDDAKGAFPELIRRLLAVTAGVTNVDVRAHEGGAAPGWDGTATSTGSTYLPSGELRFEFGTEANPKGKAQSDYDKRVESLPNDTSSVFVFATPRNWPGAKGWATERAAESKFAGVVAIDAHRLEGWLQASPSVHYWISERLGYQPRDAQTIERWWNSFRGRTEIALPPEFFAAGRSAAADELRAALTGAAQTDVIVTLTAQWKDDALAFLFSALATHEELLYRTVVVTDKAAWQRLVESTVPLILVPLFEGEPDLATTVNGGHRVVLIAEGDDVVRGGKGIEIRKIDRVAAREALKATVPDSDKAEAMVALARRSMAALIRSIAIEPRFRKPDWAAKPESAGILGPLVLAGSWSGYEGDLLALEKLTGRAREEIERLLTSLAGRSDAPFVRSGGTWRLTSPAEAALLLLPTLTTSDLARWSEVTVDVLLEPDPYQGMDTLSRMTAGAQGTTPLYSEILKKGLANGLALSAASQAELPSDLQMQSRVDKTVHGLLTTANADTSGETWARLAGSLPALAEASPEVFLDAVELGLEQPSPVLRTMFKDQVQDVVFGPSSPHPSLLWAMETLCWSPSYFGRAALLLGQLSSIDPGGRLSNRPIESLQTVVTGWLPQSGATVDDKLAVIERVLQREPDVGWKLLMGVWPQNHATAFPPHSPAYRDWSPVRRSVSYSDWGRFVHRLVAITMTIVGTNTERWLELLPKIATLQSDERGVVIQKLREAVGADTWNKEQRYAMWEALIGEADKHEEYAEAEWAMSTDDVTLLRAVADDLTPDQDARRFSNLFDWRPRFPNYKWGEEGYDVELARLQDEALDEVLTLGAEALKALTLEVKTPHIIGRMLSAKGDALEEAILGWLSTKEENLRHAALTFASNKINLEGFSWVKAALASPALREAPSPETLMAAVPFAKQYWTEIAALGKDLEAAYWNRAQHHHVAPEERAEAIDLLVKHDRPWEAVALLNDMVHDNDEPGVGLVKVVLNSLRNGPGPVHDTTMSSYYVGNVLKYMEQHFPDDRELPVYEFTFFELLHDHQPSAALYRALGTEPSDFVSMINALYRGDDEPKRSLTAQEKAFAHLSFSVLQNWHTLPGLAEDGTIDGSQLTAWVRGARLAFSDSNRAAIGDEQIGQVLASSPVGTDGVWPAEPVREIIENIGNARLDTGLHIGKINKRGVTSRGIFDGGDQERELEKKYREMATKISTRWPRTARVLRGIADDYQQDARRHDSSAERMSDDG, from the coding sequence ATGGGTAGTGAAGAGGAAGGTAAGCCATTCTTGAATGTGCGGGAAACTGCCGCGTTGCTCGGTGTACATGAGAACACCGTCAGGAACTGGGTGAGAGGAGGCACATTGACCTCAGCGCGCCTGCCAGGCTCATCGCAGCACCGTTTTGCCCGCGCAGAGGTCGAGCGTCTTCTAGCGAAGCGCGGCGAAAGCGCATCATCAGTAGCTCCCGCCCTTCGTGCCGACGGGCCTGAACTGATCAGCGCCAACGAACTTCACAGTTGGGCGGCGCGGGACGATGCAAAAGGAGCCTTTCCGGAACTGATCCGTCGCCTTTTGGCCGTGACCGCCGGCGTCACCAACGTCGACGTGCGGGCGCACGAAGGTGGTGCCGCGCCTGGCTGGGACGGCACAGCGACATCCACCGGAAGCACGTATCTCCCCTCCGGTGAGCTGCGTTTCGAGTTCGGAACCGAAGCCAACCCGAAGGGTAAGGCGCAGAGCGACTACGACAAGCGCGTAGAGTCACTCCCTAATGACACGAGCTCAGTATTCGTGTTCGCGACGCCCCGCAACTGGCCAGGAGCGAAGGGATGGGCAACCGAGCGTGCGGCGGAATCTAAGTTCGCCGGTGTGGTGGCCATCGATGCGCACCGCCTTGAGGGTTGGCTCCAAGCGTCTCCTTCCGTGCACTACTGGATTTCCGAGCGCCTCGGGTACCAGCCTCGTGACGCGCAGACCATCGAACGGTGGTGGAACTCGTTCAGAGGGCGCACCGAGATCGCACTGCCACCCGAATTCTTCGCCGCCGGGCGTTCAGCCGCTGCCGATGAGCTGCGTGCCGCGCTGACGGGCGCAGCGCAGACCGATGTGATCGTGACGCTCACCGCCCAGTGGAAGGACGACGCTCTGGCCTTCCTTTTCTCAGCATTGGCGACGCATGAGGAGCTTCTTTACCGCACCGTCGTGGTCACCGATAAAGCCGCATGGCAACGGTTGGTCGAGTCGACGGTACCCCTGATCCTTGTGCCGCTATTTGAGGGCGAGCCAGACCTTGCCACGACGGTAAATGGGGGACACCGGGTCGTCCTGATCGCCGAGGGCGACGACGTCGTTCGCGGCGGTAAGGGAATCGAGATTCGAAAAATCGACCGGGTTGCCGCCCGTGAGGCGTTGAAGGCAACTGTTCCCGACTCGGACAAGGCGGAAGCGATGGTGGCTCTCGCCCGTCGCAGCATGGCCGCACTCATCCGTTCCATCGCAATTGAGCCACGATTCCGCAAGCCCGACTGGGCCGCTAAGCCCGAGTCTGCTGGCATTCTTGGGCCCCTTGTATTGGCCGGATCGTGGTCAGGATACGAAGGAGACCTCCTCGCCTTGGAGAAGTTGACTGGGCGAGCACGGGAAGAGATAGAGCGACTCCTTACGAGTCTGGCCGGCCGTAGCGATGCTCCTTTTGTCCGCTCGGGAGGTACGTGGAGGCTTACATCACCAGCAGAGGCGGCTTTGCTCCTTCTGCCAACCTTGACGACCAGCGACTTGGCCCGCTGGAGTGAAGTGACAGTGGATGTTCTGCTGGAACCAGACCCCTATCAAGGCATGGACACCCTTAGCCGAATGACAGCGGGGGCGCAGGGCACGACGCCGCTTTATTCCGAGATACTGAAGAAAGGACTCGCGAACGGCTTGGCGCTCTCCGCTGCAAGCCAAGCCGAACTTCCGTCTGACCTCCAAATGCAAAGCCGAGTGGACAAGACTGTCCACGGGTTACTTACTACCGCAAACGCTGACACATCCGGCGAGACCTGGGCGCGGCTGGCGGGATCCTTGCCTGCGTTGGCCGAAGCGTCTCCTGAAGTCTTCCTGGACGCCGTCGAACTTGGCCTCGAGCAACCGAGCCCTGTGCTCCGCACGATGTTCAAGGACCAAGTGCAGGACGTGGTCTTCGGTCCGTCATCGCCTCACCCGAGTCTTTTATGGGCAATGGAAACGCTTTGCTGGTCGCCCTCCTATTTTGGCCGGGCGGCGCTGCTGCTCGGTCAGCTGTCCTCGATCGACCCTGGAGGCCGGCTCAGCAACCGTCCGATCGAGAGCCTTCAGACGGTCGTAACCGGCTGGCTTCCTCAAAGCGGGGCTACGGTTGACGACAAACTAGCGGTAATCGAGCGGGTCCTTCAGCGCGAGCCAGACGTTGGCTGGAAACTCCTTATGGGAGTGTGGCCCCAGAACCACGCGACCGCATTTCCCCCTCACTCGCCGGCATATCGCGATTGGAGCCCGGTCAGACGATCAGTGTCCTACTCAGACTGGGGTCGCTTCGTCCACAGGCTTGTCGCCATCACGATGACTATCGTCGGCACAAACACGGAACGCTGGCTGGAATTGCTTCCGAAAATCGCCACGCTGCAATCCGATGAGCGGGGTGTAGTTATCCAAAAGCTTCGTGAGGCTGTCGGTGCCGACACTTGGAATAAGGAACAACGGTATGCGATGTGGGAAGCACTGATCGGCGAGGCAGACAAACACGAGGAGTATGCGGAGGCCGAGTGGGCCATGTCCACCGACGACGTGACGCTTCTTCGTGCTGTTGCTGATGATCTGACACCTGATCAGGACGCCCGCCGTTTCTCGAATCTCTTTGACTGGCGGCCGCGTTTCCCTAACTACAAGTGGGGAGAAGAAGGCTACGACGTTGAACTCGCCCGCTTACAAGACGAGGCCCTCGACGAGGTCCTCACACTTGGCGCGGAGGCGTTGAAGGCGTTGACACTTGAGGTCAAAACTCCGCATATTATTGGTCGCATGCTCTCGGCAAAGGGTGACGCCCTTGAGGAGGCGATCCTTGGTTGGCTCAGCACTAAGGAAGAAAACCTGCGACATGCCGCTTTGACCTTCGCCAGCAACAAAATCAACCTTGAAGGCTTCTCCTGGGTCAAGGCTGCGCTTGCCAGCCCTGCGCTTAGGGAAGCGCCATCACCGGAAACACTCATGGCAGCCGTCCCGTTCGCGAAACAATATTGGACCGAGATTGCCGCCCTCGGAAAGGATCTCGAGGCAGCATATTGGAATCGAGCACAACATCATCACGTCGCCCCAGAGGAGCGAGCAGAAGCAATTGACCTGCTCGTCAAGCACGATCGCCCATGGGAAGCAGTAGCGCTCCTTAACGACATGGTTCATGACAACGACGAACCGGGCGTTGGCCTCGTCAAGGTGGTCCTTAACTCGCTCCGTAATGGGCCTGGCCCCGTGCACGACACGACCATGAGTAGCTACTACGTCGGCAACGTCCTGAAATACATGGAGCAGCACTTTCCTGACGACAGGGAGCTTCCAGTGTATGAGTTCACGTTCTTTGAACTGCTACATGACCACCAACCGTCTGCGGCGCTGTACCGCGCGCTGGGGACGGAACCAAGCGACTTCGTAAGCATGATCAATGCGCTATACCGTGGCGACGACGAGCCAAAGCGATCCCTGACTGCTCAGGAGAAAGCGTTCGCTCATCTGTCCTTTAGCGTTCTCCAAAATTGGCATACCCTTCCGGGTCTCGCGGAAGACGGTACCATCGATGGCTCTCAGCTGACTGCTTGGGTTAGAGGCGCCCGTCTTGCCTTCTCGGACAGCAACCGCGCTGCAATCGGCGATGAACAGATCGGCCAAGTCCTCGCGTCAAGTCCTGTCGGCACTGACGGCGTTTGGCCCGCTGAACCGGTCCGCGAGATCATCGAGAACATCGGTAACGCCCGGCTCGACACGGGACTACACATCGGCAAGATCAATAAACGTGGGGTCACCAGTCGAGGAATTTTTGATGGCGGAGATCAGGAGCGCGAGCTCGAGAAGAAGTACCGGGAGATGGCGACAAAGATTTCCACTCGGTGGCCGCGGACTGCCCGTGTGCTGCGAGGCATCGCGGACGACTACCAACAGGATGCTCGTCGTCACGACTCTTCGGCAGAGAGAATGAGTGACGACGGCTAA